The Henckelia pumila isolate YLH828 chromosome 2, ASM3356847v2, whole genome shotgun sequence genome includes a window with the following:
- the LOC140882684 gene encoding pentatricopeptide repeat-containing protein At2g44880 — protein sequence MTQVGSETSWLWSPKERICLSFLQMKTLGKSNLHQIQAFMLRNALEANLNLVTKLIITLSAVVPHCGIHHARRVFDLMPRKSDAFLSNTMMKSHLISHQFLAAISLYVGLRKNEGFVPDNYTFSTLAKCCGLNFLMWEGMEVHAHVVKYGFTSNLYVATALIDMYGKLGQIGFARKMFDEMTERNSVSWTALMSGYVKAGDMGNAKALFDSMPENDKDAAAYNVLIDGHVKLGNTVSAKMLFDTMPDKNIVSWTTMIDGYCSKGNADEGRQFFDEMPERNLCSWNAMIGGYRQNKQSHEALILFQELLAQKIFEPDDITVVSVLPAIADLGAFDMGNWIYEFVKRKKLDASASVSAALVDMYAKFGEIEKAKRVFDNVLGRGVCTWNALITGLALNGRPQEALEAFLDMKRKGFKPDEITMLGVLSACNHAGLVEEGRRWFYEMEKLKLAPRVEHYGCMVDLLGRAGCLDEAERLIDNMPYETNGIILSSFLFACGYAKEVVRAERVVKKVVTMDPFSDGNYIMLRNLYAAEKRWRDVERIKSLMLINGAKKEVGYSAIEIKGQVLEFIAGDMVHPHLEVTHLLLNRLQMHMKGKDPYLNVKWKASET from the coding sequence ATGACTCAAGTAGGATCCGAAACTTCATGGCTATGGAGCCCAAAAGAGAGGATTTGCCTTTCTTTCCTCCAAATGAAAACTCTTGGCAAGTCCAACCTCCACCAAATTCAAGCCTTCATGCTCCGAAACGCCCTTGAAGCCAATCTCAACCTCGTTACAAAGCTCATCATCACCCTGTCCGCGGTTGTCCCACATTGTGGTATTCATCATGCCCGCCGGGTGTTTGATCTAATGCCGCGCAAGTCCGATGCCTTCCTATCCAATACCATGATGAAGTCTCACCTCATTTCTCATCAATTCTTAGCAGCCATCTCCTTGTATGTTGGTTTGAGGAAGAACGAAGGTTTTGTGCCAGATAACTATACTTTCTCGACGCTGGCAAAGTGTTGTGGTTTGAACTTTTTAATGTGGGAAGGAATGGAAGTTCATGCTCATGTGGTTAAATATGGGTTTACGTCTAATCTGTATGTTGCAACTGCGTTGATTGATATGTATGGGAAGCTAGGGCAGATAGGTTTTGCCAGGAAAATGTTTGATGAGATGACAGAGAGGAATTCGGTCTCATGGACCGCACTAATGAGCGGATATGTGAAGGCTGGGGACATGGGCAATGCAAAAGCCCTTTTTGATTCGATGCCGGAGAATGATAAAGATGCAGCTGCATATAATGTGTTGATCGATGGACATGTGAAGTTAGGGAACACGGTGTCGGCTAAGATGCTATTTGACACAATGCCagataaaaatattgtttcttGGACAACCATGATTGATGGGTACTGCAGCAAAGGCAACGCAGACGAAGGTAGACAGTTCTTTGATGAGATGCCTGAGCGGAATTTATGTTCTTGGAATGCAATGATTGGAGGGTATCGTCAGAATAAGCAATCCCATGAGGCTTTGATCTTGTTCCAGGAATTGTTAGCCcagaaaattttcgaaccaGACGATATTACTGTTGTCAGTGTTCTTCCAGCTATCGCAGATTTGGGTGCTTTCGATATGGGGAATTGGATTTATGAATTTGTGAAGAGGAAGAAACTGGATGCATCTGCAAGTGTATCAGCAGCATTAGTAGATATGTATGCTAAATTCGGGGAAATTGAGAAAGCAAAACGAGTTTTTGATAATGTGCTTGGAAGAGGCGTGTGCACCTGGAATGCCTTGATTACTGGACTAGCACTCAATGGGCGTCCCCAGGAGGCATTAGAAGCGTTTCTTGATATGAAGAGAAAAGGGTTTAAACCAGATGAGATCACCATGCTTGGAGTTCTGTCAGCTTGTAACCATGCTGGTTTAGTGGAGGAAGGAAGAAGATGGTTCTATGAAATGGAAAAACTCAAGCTGGCTCCTAGAGTAGAGCATTACGGTTGCATGGTTGATCTACTGGGCAGAGCTGGGTGTTTGGATGAGGCTGAGAGATTGATAGATAACATGCCTTACGAAACTAATGGGATCATATTAAGTTCGTTCCTATTTGCTTGTGGTTATGCCAAGGAGGTTGTCAGAGCTGAGAGGGTGGTGAAAAAGGTGGTAACAATGGATCCATTTTCAGATGGTAACTACATAATGTTGAGGAACTTGTATGCAGCTGAGAAGAGATGGAGAGACGTGGAACGAATCAAATCTTTGATGTTGATCAACGGTGCTAAGAAAGAAGTGGGATATAGTGCGATTGAAATCAAAGGCCAGGTTCTGGAGTTTATTGCTGGTGATATGGTGCATCCACATTTGGAGGTGACACATTTATTGTTGAATAGATTGCAGATGCACATGAAGGGGAAGGATCCGTATCTTAATGTAAAGTGGAAAGCGAGTGAAACTTAA
- the LOC140881455 gene encoding homeobox-leucine zipper protein HAT4-like has translation MANKDDGLGLGLSLSLRFPENQNQNLNLSPPRHAPAAVGPAASVVPVPFPLNLFRSPLPFLQQPQQQLKPSSTDAFQLSADRSVEPRSYFRGIDVNRAITVIDCDEEAMVSSPNSTVSSVSGKRSEREENEAERASSSFEMDDDGGEAARKKLRLSKEQAAVLEETFKEHNTLNPKQKMALAKRLNLRPRQVEVWFQNRRARTKLKQTEVDCEYLRRCCENLTDENRRLQKEVNELRALKLSPQFYMNMSPPTTLTMCPQCERVAVTSASSSAAATSAANPAAVAGINRQPTNRQLQLPMASWAAIIPPQSVPRP, from the exons ATGGCTAACAAAGATGATGGCTTGGGTTTGGGTTTGAGTTTGAGCCTGAGGTTCCCGGAGAACCAGAATCAGAATTTGAATTTGAGCCCGCCGCGGCATGCTCCGGCGGCGGTCGGGCCGGCGGCATCCGTAGTTCCTGTCCCTTTTCCGTTGAATCTGTTTAGATCTCCTTTACCCTTTCTACAGCAGCCGCAACAGCAGCTCAAACCTTCCAGCACTGATGCATTTCAGTTATCTGCTG ATCGTAGCGTGGAGCCCAGATCATACTTCCGAGGAATCGATGTGAATCGAGCAATAACCGTGATAGATTGCGACGAAGAAGCGATGGTTTCTTCCCCAAACAGCACGGTTTCCAGCGTGAGCGGGAAGAGGAGCGAGAGAGAAGAGAACGAAGCGGAGAGGGCTTCCAGCTCATTCGAGATGGATGACGACGGTGGAGAGGCGGCGAGGAAGAAGCTCCGTCTGTCGAAGGAGCAGGCGGCGGTTCTGGAAGAGACTTTCAAAGAACACAATACTCTGAATCCG AAGCAAAAGATGGCTTTGGCTAAACGGCTGAATCTGAGGCCCAGACAGGTTGAGGTTTGGTTCCAGAACAGAAGAGCAAG GACAAAGTTGAAGCAAACCGAAGTCGACTGCGAATACTTGCGACGATGCTGCGAGAATTTAACCGATGAGAACAGACGATTGCAGAAGGAGGTGAACGAGCTGCGAGCATTGAAGCTGTCCCCGCAATTCTACATGAACATGAGTCCTCCCACCACCCTCACCATGTGCCCTCAATGCGAACGCGTGGCCGTCACATCAGCATCGTCATCGGCCGCCGCCACGTCTGCTGCGAACCCCGCAGCCGTTGCCGGCATCAATCGCCAACCCACGAACCGCCAACTCCAGTTGCCTATGGCCTCGTGGGCGGCGATCATCCCACCTCAGTCGGTCCCCAGACCGTAG
- the LOC140880258 gene encoding protein ARABIDILLO 1: protein MNRRVRRRVVKKGKEKVDCLEIDENLSLNEKGMVDWTKLPDDTVLQLFSCLNYRDRASLSSTCHTWRTLGKSPCLWHVLDLRPHKCDSAAAVSLASRCENLQKLRFRGPECADAIIHLHAKNLREISADCCRKMTDATLSVLAARHEALECLQLGPDFCEKITSDAVKAIAICCPRLQKLRLSGVHEVDADAVKALAKHCPNLTDIGFIDCRKVDETYLGNFASVRFLSVAGTTNINWNLVLQKWCKPPNLIGLDASRTDISPTTVSRFFSSLPSLKVLCALNCPALEEEVDTTFLSNNNNKGKVLLAAFTDILKGVATLFVDTPKNKRNIFLDWRSSKIKDRKLDEILSWLEWIISSSLLRVSESNPRGLDKFWLNQGTTLLLSCMQSAQEEVQERAAMALATFVVIDDESASIDTGRAEAVLRDGGIRILLNLACSWREGLQAEAAKAIANLSVNTNVAKAVADEGGIRILANLARSVNRLVAEEAAGGLWNLSVGEEHKGTIAEAGAIKALVDLIFKWSRCSGGEGVLERAAGALANLAADDKCSMEVAAVGGVHGLVSLVRNCKVEGVQEQAARALANLAAHGDSNSNNAAVGQEAGALEALVQLTRSLHDGVRQEAAGALWNLSFDDRNREAIAAAGGVEALVVLARSCSNASHGLQERAAGALWGLSVSEANSIAIGREGGVAPLIALAQSDAADVHETAAGALWNLAFNPCNAFSIVVEGGVPVLVHLCSSSTSKMARFMSALALSYMFDGRIDEIAQIGTSNNSPSKSMTLDGARRLALKHIEAFFLTFTDPQAFSSAASSSAPAALNQVTECARIQEAGHLRCSGAEIGRFVGMLRNPSSVLKACAAFALLQFTIPGGRHSLHHVNLLQNAGAPRVLRAAAAATGATLEAKIFARIVLRNLEQHHMESSVGRASV from the exons ATGAATAGGAGGGTGCGTAGGAGAGTTGTCAAGAAGGGCAAAGAGAAAGTTGATTGCCttgagattgatgaaaattTGAGTTTGAATGAGAAAGGAATGGTTGATTGGACCAAACTACCTGATGATACAGTACTTCAGCTTTTCTCATGTCTGAACTATCGTGACCGGGCGAGTCTGTCGTCAACCTGCCACACATGGAGGACTTTGGGTAAATCACCTTGTTTGTGGCACGTATTGGATCTGCGGCCCCACAAGTGCGATTCCGCAGCTGCTGTATCACTGGCCTCTCGGTGCGAAAATCTGCAGAAGCTTCGTTTCCGTGGTCCTGAATGTGCTGATGCTATCATACACCTTCATGCTAAGAATTTGCGTGAGATCAGTGCTGACTGTTGTAGAAAAATGACCGATGCCACACTTTCTGTACTTGCAGCCCGGCACGAAGCGCTAGAGTGCCTTCAGTTGGGGCCAGATTTCTGTGAAAAGATCACCAGTGATGCTGTAAAAGCCATTGCAATTTGCTGTCCGCGGCTACAGAAACTTCGACTTTCAGGTGTACATGAAGTGGATGCAGATGCTGTCAAGGCTTTGGCAAAGCATTGCCCGAATTTGACAGATATTGGATTCATCGACTGCCGAAAGGTAGACGAAACATACCTGGGAAATTTCGCATCAGTTCGTTTCCTTTCAGTCGCAGGGACAACTAATATAAATTGGAATTTGGTGTTACAAAAATGGTGTAAGCCGCCGAATCTAATAGGTTTGGATGCCTCCAGAACAGATATTTCCCCCACAActgtttcaagatttttttcATCCTTGCCTAGTTTGAAGGTTTTATGTGCCTTGAATTGTCCGGCACTTGAAGAAGAGGTGGATACCACCTTTCTCTCCAATAACAACAATAAAGGTAAAGTGCTGCTAGCTGCCTTCACAGACATTCTTAAAGGAGTAGCAACCCTATTTGTCGATACACCAAAGAACAAGAGGAACATTTTCTTGGATTGGAGAAGCTCGAAGATTAAGGATAGGAAGTTGGACGAAATCCTGAGTTGGTTGGAATGGATAATTTCCAGTTCACTTCTACGAGTTTCTGAGAGCAATCCTCGTGGTTTGGATAAATTCTGGCTAAACCAAGGAACAACTTTGTTGCTTAGTTGTATGCAGAGTGCCCAGGAGGAAGTTCAAGAAAGGGCAGCCATGGCTCTCGCAACTTTTGTTGTAATTGATGATGAAAGTGCAAGTATAGACACTGGAAGGGCTGAGGCAGTTTTGCGAGATGGTGGCATTCGCATTCTCCTAAATCTTGCCTGCTCTTGGAGGGAGGGGCTTCAGGCAGAAGCTGCTAAA GCCATTGCTAACTTATCGGTGAATACCAATGTTGCGAAAGCTGTGGCTGATGAAGGAGGCATCCGAATTCTTGCAAATCTTGCTCGGTCTGTAAACAGATTGGTTGCTGAAGAGGCTGCGGGAGGACTGTGGAATCTCTCCGTTGGCGAAGAGCACAAG GGTACCATTGCCGAAGCTGGTGCTATAAAAGCTTTAGTCGACCTCATCTTCAAATGGTCGAGGTGTTCTGGTGGTGAAGGAGTATTG GAACGGGCAGCTGGTGCATTGGCGAATTTGGCTGCAGATGATAAATGTAGCATGGAGGTTGCTGCAGTGGGCGGTGTACATGGCTTGGTATCCCTTGTTCGGAATTGCAAGGTTGAAGGAGTGCAAGAGCAG GCAGCTCGGGCTTTGGCGAATTTGGCTGCTCATGGAGATAGCAATAGTAACAATGCTGCCGTGGGACAAGAGGCAGGAGCTCTTGAAGCTCTTGTGCAACTTACTCGCTCTCTCCATGATGGTGTTAG GCAAGAAGCTGCTGGTGCATTATGGAATTTATCATTTGACGACAGAAATCGGGAAGCAATTGCAGCAGCTGGTGGAGTTGAGGCCTTG GTTGTTCTAGCGCGTTCCTGTTCAAATGCCTCTCATGGGCTTCAGGAGAGAGCTGCCGGTGCTCTTTGGGGATTGTCAGTTTCGGAAGCAAATAG CATTGCCATTGGTCGAGAAGGTGGTGTGGCACCTCTAATTGCTCTGGCACAATCAGATGCTGCG GATGTACACGAGACTGCAGCAGGAGCTCTTTGGAATCTTGCTTTCAATCCTTGTAATGCTTTCTCAATTGTAGTAGAAGGGGGGGTTCCTGTGCTAGTTCATCTTTGTTCTTCTTCTACATCAAAAATGGCACGCTTTATGTCTGCGTTGGCACTGTCTTACATGTTTGACGGAAG AATTGATGAAATTGCCCAGATAGGAACATCAAATAATAGTCCTTCCAAGAGTATGACCTTAGATGGTGCCAGAAGATTGGCTTTGAAGCACATTGAAGCATTTTTCTTGACATTTACTGACCCCCAAGCTTTTTCTAGTGCTGCTTCCTCATCAGCTCCTGCAGCATTGAATCAAGTAACAGAATGTGCTCGCATTCAAGAAGCAGGCCATCTTAGATGCAg tgGAGCTGAGATTGGAAGATTTGTTGGTATGCTACGAAATCCTTCTTCTGTTCTGAAGGCATGTGCTGCATTTGCTCTTCTTCAG TTTACGATCCCTGGGGGCCGGCACTCCCTGCACCACGTGAACCTTCTCCAAAACGCTGGAGCTCCTCGAGTACTCCGTGCAGCAGCTGCAGCAACAGGTGCCACACTCGAAGCCAAAATTTTTGCTCGTATCGTACTCCGAAATCTGGAGCAACATCACATGGAATCTTCTGTCGGAAGAGCATCTGTGTAG
- the LOC140882686 gene encoding uncharacterized protein isoform X1, translating to MEASNYTPSGIFAKELEDELMKFTASYEDCKVNTRLAEQSEEVQGNDNVEVNITDCTKSGGRELVAAEYHDTTESSSSFGNSDTDDIDPLDDSEIMSDFHGDAASSLGFDGFGEPFRMRKKRVTGHWRSFIQPLMWRCKWAELQIRKFESQARRYDRELEEYSRRKKDQLQNPSLECDGVKSLPCTSSNPRNGVYMRKKRKRAEDTMDIASYMSHHNLFSYHENKRSSGKSLLKDDELKNRAVATQKVNADNELWVNDEQLFLEPRDADNPLEVILGKIEFLRSRVVKMKSRVEKVMSENAGKLSFTDDSSMRMPFSALIASPQNTSPNNGDKMPVGTYIASQLKMEHNMSDALVPLNGVTSHVVIPGVNGSTNHVSFTDAYKKGEEDILIDNTRVKEEMDSFEEVKIEPIRSPLVLNEELASTSPQVQTAANPPTNNQTPPIMRSIPKLTPPKTQRKSRKRRGAGQRR from the exons atgGAGGCTTCAAACTATACGCCAAGTGGAATTTTCGCTAAAGAACTTGAAGACgaacttatgaaatttacaGCTAGTTATGAGGACTGTAAAGTCAACACACGCTTGGCTGAGCAGAGTGAAGAGGTCCAAGGTAATGATAATGTGGAAGTTAACATTACAGACTGCACAAAATCTGGTGGCCGTGAGCTTGTTGCAGCGGAATACCATGACACAACAGAGAGCTCAAGTTCCTTTGGTAACAGTGACACTGATGATATTGATCCATTGGATGATTCTGAAATTATGTCGGATTTTCATGGTGATGCTGCATCATCTCTGGGTTTTGATGGATTTGGTGAACCATTTAGAATGAG GAAGAAAAGGGTGACTGGTCATTGGAGATCATTTATCCAACCTCTAATGTGGCGATGTAAATGGGCTGAATTGCAAATTCGTAAGTTTGAATCACAAGCCCGAAGATACGACAGAGAACTTGAGGAATACAGTCGGCGAAAGAAGGATCAATTGCAGAATCCTTCATTGGAATGTGATGGTGTGAAATCCCTTCCTTGTACATCCAGCAATCCTAGAAATGGTGTCTACATGAGGAAGAAAAGAAAACGAGCCGAAGACACAATGGATATAGCATCATATATGTCTCACCATAACTTGTTTTCATATCATG AGAATAAGAGGTCATCTGGTAAGAGTCTCCTCAAGGACGATGAATTGAAGAATCGAG CAGTGGCAACTCAGAAAGTCAACGCTGACAATGAGTTGTGGGTCAATGATGAACAGCTCTTCCTTGAACCTAGAGATGCTGATAATCCTTTGGAAGTCATACTTGGAAAGATTGAATTTCTACGATCACGAGTTGTTAAAATGAAGAGTAGAGTTGAGAAGGTGATGAGTGAAAATGCCGGAAAGTTATCTTTCACAGATGACTCAAGCATGCGTATGCCATTTAGTGCTTTGATAGCCTCTCCTCAAAATACTTCTCCAAACAACGGGGACAAAATGCCTGTGGGAACTTATATTGCTTCTCAGCTTAAGATGGAGCATAACATGAGTGATGCACTTGTACCTTTAAATGGAGTGACAAGTCATGTAGTGATTCCTGGTGTAAATGGAAGCACTAATCATGTCAGTTTTACTGATGCATACAAAAAA GGAGAAGAAGACATTCTCATTGACAATACGAGGGTGAAGGAAGAGATGGATAGCTTTGAGGAAGTAAAGATTGAGCCAATCCGAAGTCCTTTGGTGCTAAATGAAGAGTTAGCCAGCACCAGCCCTCAAGTTCAAACAGCAGCCAATCCTCCCACAAACAATCAAACACCACCTATAATGCGTTCTATACCAAAGCTTACTCCCCCAAAAACCCAGAGAAAGAGTCGCAAACGAAGAGGTGCTGGTCAGAGGCGTTGA
- the LOC140882686 gene encoding uncharacterized protein isoform X2 yields the protein MEASNYTPSGIFAKELEDELMKFTASYEDCKVNTRLAEQSEEVQGNDNVEVNITDCTKSGGRELVAAEYHDTTESSSSFGNSDTDDIDPLDDSEIMSDFHGDAASSLGFDGFGEPFRMRKKRVTGHWRSFIQPLMWRCKWAELQIRKFESQARRYDRELEEYSRRKKDQLQNPSLECDGVKSLPCTSSNPRNGVYMRKKRKRAEDTMDIASYMSHHNLFSYHENKRSSGKSLLKDDELKNRVATQKVNADNELWVNDEQLFLEPRDADNPLEVILGKIEFLRSRVVKMKSRVEKVMSENAGKLSFTDDSSMRMPFSALIASPQNTSPNNGDKMPVGTYIASQLKMEHNMSDALVPLNGVTSHVVIPGVNGSTNHVSFTDAYKKGEEDILIDNTRVKEEMDSFEEVKIEPIRSPLVLNEELASTSPQVQTAANPPTNNQTPPIMRSIPKLTPPKTQRKSRKRRGAGQRR from the exons atgGAGGCTTCAAACTATACGCCAAGTGGAATTTTCGCTAAAGAACTTGAAGACgaacttatgaaatttacaGCTAGTTATGAGGACTGTAAAGTCAACACACGCTTGGCTGAGCAGAGTGAAGAGGTCCAAGGTAATGATAATGTGGAAGTTAACATTACAGACTGCACAAAATCTGGTGGCCGTGAGCTTGTTGCAGCGGAATACCATGACACAACAGAGAGCTCAAGTTCCTTTGGTAACAGTGACACTGATGATATTGATCCATTGGATGATTCTGAAATTATGTCGGATTTTCATGGTGATGCTGCATCATCTCTGGGTTTTGATGGATTTGGTGAACCATTTAGAATGAG GAAGAAAAGGGTGACTGGTCATTGGAGATCATTTATCCAACCTCTAATGTGGCGATGTAAATGGGCTGAATTGCAAATTCGTAAGTTTGAATCACAAGCCCGAAGATACGACAGAGAACTTGAGGAATACAGTCGGCGAAAGAAGGATCAATTGCAGAATCCTTCATTGGAATGTGATGGTGTGAAATCCCTTCCTTGTACATCCAGCAATCCTAGAAATGGTGTCTACATGAGGAAGAAAAGAAAACGAGCCGAAGACACAATGGATATAGCATCATATATGTCTCACCATAACTTGTTTTCATATCATG AGAATAAGAGGTCATCTGGTAAGAGTCTCCTCAAGGACGATGAATTGAAGAATCGAG TGGCAACTCAGAAAGTCAACGCTGACAATGAGTTGTGGGTCAATGATGAACAGCTCTTCCTTGAACCTAGAGATGCTGATAATCCTTTGGAAGTCATACTTGGAAAGATTGAATTTCTACGATCACGAGTTGTTAAAATGAAGAGTAGAGTTGAGAAGGTGATGAGTGAAAATGCCGGAAAGTTATCTTTCACAGATGACTCAAGCATGCGTATGCCATTTAGTGCTTTGATAGCCTCTCCTCAAAATACTTCTCCAAACAACGGGGACAAAATGCCTGTGGGAACTTATATTGCTTCTCAGCTTAAGATGGAGCATAACATGAGTGATGCACTTGTACCTTTAAATGGAGTGACAAGTCATGTAGTGATTCCTGGTGTAAATGGAAGCACTAATCATGTCAGTTTTACTGATGCATACAAAAAA GGAGAAGAAGACATTCTCATTGACAATACGAGGGTGAAGGAAGAGATGGATAGCTTTGAGGAAGTAAAGATTGAGCCAATCCGAAGTCCTTTGGTGCTAAATGAAGAGTTAGCCAGCACCAGCCCTCAAGTTCAAACAGCAGCCAATCCTCCCACAAACAATCAAACACCACCTATAATGCGTTCTATACCAAAGCTTACTCCCCCAAAAACCCAGAGAAAGAGTCGCAAACGAAGAGGTGCTGGTCAGAGGCGTTGA